Genomic segment of Panicum virgatum strain AP13 chromosome 2K, P.virgatum_v5, whole genome shotgun sequence:
TCGGCGTCGCGAGCGCGGCCGCCCCCCGGCCCCTATATAATCGAGCGCCGCGCCGGAGGCTTCTCTCGATCTCATCGGTGATCGTCGTCCCACCCCAAGCAAGTGTCCGAGAGCGAGCTTGCGGCGTCCGAGTAGAGACGATGGCGagcggcaggggcggcgcggcggcgagtgcTCTAGTAGGGCTGGTGGCTTTCTTCGTGTGCCTGCTGTCCTGCGGCCTCGCGCAGGGCGGCCGTGTGGCGCGGAAGGACCTCGGCCTtgacctcggcggcggcggcgggggacagGGCGGCGCGGGGCTGGGCCTCGGGCTGGGCCTTGGGCTCGGGGTGGGCACCGGGGGCGTGTCCGCGTCGGGGTCTGGGTCCGGGTCCGGATCCGTGGCCGGGGTGGGGTCGACGTCCGGGTCCCGGTCCGGGTCGATCTCCGTTGGCGGGGCGAGCTCGTCGGCGGGGTCGAGAGCCGGATCGTCCGCTGGGTCGAGTGGGTCGGGGGCCGGGTCCTCTGCTGGGTCCGGTGGCGGGcaagggtttgggctgggtggTGGGAGTGGGTCTGGTTCCGGGCACGGTGAGGGCGGCGGGTCTGGCGGTGGGCTCGGCAATGGGGTCGTCGGCGTTGGGTATAGTGAGGGATACGGTCATGGGTCGCCTGGCTCGGGTGGGAATCCTTGATTGATCGTACGTGTTTGAGGTCATCGCTTTGTGGTTATGTTGGATATTATgtgttttttttggaaaaagctTATCAAAACCATGTATGCTATGGTTATTACAATACTAGTTTTAGTCTGGTTATTGATAAGTTACTGTAGAATCGTTGTCATTTGGCAGCAGCTAAGAAATAATTAAGCTATGCCAAACATGAC
This window contains:
- the LOC120695706 gene encoding putative glycine-rich cell wall structural protein 1, whose protein sequence is MASGRGGAAASALVGLVAFFVCLLSCGLAQGGRVARKDLGLDLGGGGGGQGGAGLGLGLGLGLGVGTGGVSASGSGSGSGSVAGVGSTSGSRSGSISVGGASSSAGSRAGSSAGSSGSGAGSSAGSGGGQGFGLGGGSGSGSGHGEGGGSGGGLGNGVVGVGYSEGYGHGSPGSGGNP